One window of the Pseudomonadota bacterium genome contains the following:
- a CDS encoding RsmE family RNA methyltransferase, with protein MTSDVRKESVHRSGVKRGPRLFVDALCPHGIEILHQQIELSQENTHYLRDVLRLKDGDHLELGDPDSGAIFSAVILSTTSAVTVLIKEALPDTQLLQQPIVLLFALCKGQKNELVCDWATELGCSSIIFWQAERSVVRLKDERELSAKAARLTKIAQAAAQQSKQSRPPQIHVVRSLSAAAALNAATEISAAAQTLQSNSVGLKLYCSLSPDAAPVHALLSTLNNSVATAIVIGPEGDLSPEEETLLKSSGWLPISLGKSTLRSELAALTAIVAVRG; from the coding sequence ATGACGTCAGATGTGCGCAAAGAATCTGTGCACAGAAGCGGTGTTAAAAGAGGCCCTCGCCTCTTTGTTGATGCTCTATGCCCGCATGGAATAGAGATCCTGCACCAGCAGATTGAACTCTCTCAAGAGAACACACACTACCTAAGGGACGTGCTGCGCTTAAAGGATGGCGACCATCTTGAGTTAGGGGACCCTGACTCTGGGGCCATCTTTAGCGCTGTGATCCTCTCCACTACCTCTGCAGTGACGGTTCTAATTAAAGAGGCCTTGCCCGATACTCAGCTATTACAACAGCCCATAGTGCTGCTCTTTGCTCTCTGTAAGGGACAGAAAAACGAGCTAGTATGCGACTGGGCTACCGAGCTCGGCTGCTCTAGTATTATCTTCTGGCAGGCTGAGCGCAGCGTCGTAAGACTTAAAGATGAGAGGGAGCTTTCAGCAAAAGCTGCTCGCCTTACAAAGATAGCTCAAGCAGCCGCTCAACAGAGTAAGCAATCCCGCCCACCACAGATACATGTTGTGCGATCTCTTAGTGCGGCAGCGGCGCTTAATGCGGCAACGGAGATTAGTGCGGCAGCGCAGACCCTTCAATCAAACTCAGTCGGCCTTAAGCTATATTGCTCACTCTCACCAGACGCCGCTCCAGTCCATGCCTTACTTTCAACGCTAAATAACAGTGTAGCTACCGCCATCGTTATAGGACCAGAGGGAGATCTTAGCCCAGAGGAAGAGACGCTACTTAAATCCTCCGGCTGGCTACCTATCTCGCTTGGTAAAAGCACCCTTAGATCTGAGCTGGCCGCGCTGACCGCTATCGTAGCGGTTAGAGGATAA
- a CDS encoding DsbA family protein, producing the protein MTVNVEVFYSFQSPYSYLAMDPIYDIQAKYDVELLWQPFSAKAAGQPLPQTGVLPDKLSYLFEDTKRLAEERNLALVYPENWPEVEHDPGRLTRGALIANDLGVLLEYNIKVFNKWWGLGENPNEDSFMNELCDDLDIDLGDFLSKVSSSDTRERVKGIYKRGRKLGVFDTPTFVLESGERIVGYDKMAYLASRLDKLGLRKK; encoded by the coding sequence ATGACAGTGAATGTTGAGGTATTTTATTCGTTCCAGAGCCCTTACTCTTACCTTGCTATGGACCCGATCTACGATATCCAGGCCAAGTATGATGTAGAGCTATTGTGGCAGCCCTTTTCAGCTAAGGCTGCTGGGCAGCCCCTTCCTCAGACAGGAGTCCTCCCAGACAAGCTCTCATACCTCTTTGAGGACACAAAGCGCTTGGCAGAGGAGCGCAATCTCGCACTCGTATATCCAGAGAACTGGCCAGAGGTTGAGCATGATCCAGGACGCCTTACCCGTGGCGCGCTTATAGCGAACGATCTCGGTGTACTGCTTGAATACAACATCAAGGTATTTAACAAGTGGTGGGGCCTCGGTGAGAATCCAAATGAGGATTCCTTCATGAATGAGCTCTGCGACGATCTTGATATCGATCTAGGTGACTTTCTCAGCAAAGTATCCTCCTCCGACACAAGGGAGCGCGTAAAGGGTATCTACAAGCGTGGTCGCAAACTTGGTGTCTTCGATACACCGACCTTCGTACTTGAGAGCGGCGAGCGTATCGTTGGATACGACAAGATGGCATATCTTGCCTCACGTCTTGATAAGCTCGGCCTTCGCAAGAAGTAA
- a CDS encoding methylenetetrahydrofolate reductase, with product MGQGIEQLLTGQGEVKRPLICIEINPPRGTDVEAVLQRYVGVDGIDFVNVTDSALAKMKLSGLIFGALFKQRFGIEPLVNLSCRDRNVIAMQSDLLGAWSLGVRSIVALTGDAVTVGDMPEAKGVFEVNSIGLLNIISTLRDGSDMAGVELKGKPDYVAGVVVNPNARNHAVELKRLARKRDAGAVYALSQPVFDIDQAQAFFEAAKPLGIDIFVGLMPFKSARAFEGIAKVPGIKVADTILERVRTIEESEVAEFSLEVAMEIAARVKDSVRGFHVISGGAPLLAIELVQRLVSWSRN from the coding sequence ATGGGCCAAGGCATAGAGCAATTACTAACAGGTCAAGGCGAGGTCAAACGACCCCTGATCTGTATTGAGATTAATCCCCCACGCGGAACCGATGTCGAGGCCGTGCTGCAACGCTATGTAGGGGTTGACGGCATAGATTTCGTTAATGTGACCGACTCTGCGTTAGCAAAGATGAAGCTCTCTGGGCTTATCTTTGGCGCGCTCTTCAAGCAGCGCTTTGGAATCGAGCCGCTCGTTAACCTTTCCTGTCGAGATCGAAATGTTATCGCCATGCAATCGGACCTGCTTGGAGCCTGGTCGCTTGGAGTACGTTCGATCGTGGCCTTAACGGGCGATGCCGTAACGGTTGGGGATATGCCCGAGGCTAAGGGTGTATTCGAAGTTAACTCGATCGGTCTGCTTAATATTATCTCTACCCTTAGGGATGGCAGCGACATGGCAGGCGTAGAGCTTAAAGGCAAACCTGATTACGTTGCTGGCGTTGTGGTTAATCCCAATGCGCGTAATCATGCTGTGGAGCTCAAACGACTTGCTCGTAAAAGGGATGCTGGCGCTGTTTATGCGCTCAGTCAGCCCGTTTTCGATATCGATCAGGCACAGGCATTTTTTGAAGCAGCCAAGCCGTTAGGAATTGATATCTTCGTTGGGCTGATGCCATTTAAATCAGCTCGGGCCTTTGAAGGCATCGCTAAAGTTCCTGGTATTAAGGTAGCAGATACTATTCTAGAGCGGGTTAGAACTATTGAGGAGTCGGAGGTTGCCGAATTCTCGCTTGAGGTAGCGATGGAGATAGCGGCGCGGGTTAAGGACTCTGTACGGGGGTTTCACGTTATTAGTGGAGGCGCACCTTTACTTGCTATAGAGTTGGTGCAGAGGTTAGTCTCATGGAGTCGCAATTAG
- a CDS encoding NADH-quinone oxidoreductase subunit I: MKRREEMTFLERIYVVEIAKGLKVTFGKLFHNLWLHTLHAVGVKTELAAGVAIQYPNMRRPYPERYRGRHRLTLHDNGDVKCTSCFLCATACPARCIYIEASEHSDPSIEKLPRRYEIDTLLCIYCGFCVEACPVDAIRMDTGIHPEIYPPDPHLFIEDQETLMNRSRILDKEGPQRLYDMHMKRMQEFEKVVL, translated from the coding sequence ATGAAGCGTCGTGAAGAGATGACCTTCCTTGAGCGGATCTACGTAGTCGAGATCGCCAAGGGTCTTAAAGTCACCTTTGGAAAGCTCTTCCATAATTTATGGTTGCATACCCTGCATGCCGTTGGTGTGAAAACAGAGCTAGCTGCAGGGGTCGCAATCCAGTATCCAAATATGCGCAGACCATACCCAGAGAGGTATCGTGGTCGTCATCGCCTTACCCTCCACGACAATGGGGATGTTAAGTGCACCTCGTGCTTCCTCTGCGCTACGGCGTGTCCCGCACGGTGCATATATATAGAAGCGAGCGAGCACTCAGATCCAAGTATTGAAAAGCTTCCGAGGCGTTACGAGATCGATACGTTGCTCTGTATCTATTGCGGCTTCTGTGTTGAGGCCTGCCCGGTAGATGCGATCCGTATGGATACAGGAATTCATCCCGAGATCTATCCCCCAGATCCTCACCTCTTTATTGAAGATCAGGAGACCCTCATGAATCGCTCCCGTATCCTTGATAAAGAGGGGCCGCAACGCCTCTATGATATGCATATGAAGCGCATGCAGGAGTTTGAGAAGGTAGTTCTATAG